One part of the Bacteroidia bacterium genome encodes these proteins:
- a CDS encoding peroxiredoxin, translating to MSKLSVGDKAPDFNLPNQDREMVSLSHFTGKKHLVVYFYPKDETPGCVKEACGFRDSYEAFTEAGAEVIGISADGATSHSKFIQNRKLPFQLLSDKDLSVAESFGVKKSLFGLFPGRETFVIDKEGIVRHSFASGLNINKHIDSALEVIQSL from the coding sequence ATGTCAAAATTATCCGTGGGAGATAAGGCTCCCGATTTCAATCTGCCCAATCAGGATCGTGAGATGGTCAGTCTTTCCCATTTTACCGGGAAGAAACATTTAGTGGTCTATTTCTATCCAAAAGATGAAACACCGGGCTGTGTAAAAGAAGCCTGTGGATTCAGGGACAGTTATGAAGCTTTTACAGAAGCAGGAGCCGAGGTCATTGGCATCAGTGCTGACGGAGCGACTTCTCATAGCAAATTCATCCAAAACAGAAAACTCCCTTTCCAACTCCTCAGTGATAAAGATCTTTCCGTAGCAGAAAGCTTTGGGGTAAAAAAATCCCTCTTTGGCCTGTTCCCGGGAAGAGAAACTTTCGTTATTGACAAAGAAGGGATCGTAAGGCATAGTTTTGCCTCCGGATTAAATATCAATAAACATATTGACTCAGCCCTCGAGGTAATCCAATCCCTTTAA
- a CDS encoding PorV/PorQ family protein: MQRYTLLLLLLISSLPLSAQLFPQLGGQRAGISALTFLKIEVSPRAAALAGASNTLTGDAYAIANNPASLAEVDQFSVGASNTFWVADINYAFLAANIPTKNAGNFAISLSGLNSGPMPVRTTFQPEGTGQNFYAYYLTAGASYAKRLTDQFSWGVNAKYVHEQLAEFQANTFVVDLGFLYETDFRDLRFAVVLENFGPNSTLSGEVEIDTTFNRKGISLDSYPAPALFKLGVSIKAWENETQDQSITAMLQLNHPNDNSENIRLGLEYSYKDLLFLRAGYKINVADQNYPTAGIGLRMRAGRHPLIFDYALDPLEFLGNVHRVGLSFRINPENRDS; the protein is encoded by the coding sequence ATGCAAAGATATACCCTTTTGCTCTTATTACTTATTAGCAGCCTGCCTTTGTCTGCACAACTCTTCCCCCAATTGGGTGGGCAGAGAGCCGGAATATCGGCCCTTACTTTTCTAAAAATAGAAGTAAGCCCACGTGCAGCCGCCTTAGCTGGGGCCTCAAATACCCTTACCGGGGATGCTTATGCCATCGCAAATAATCCTGCCAGTTTGGCCGAGGTAGATCAGTTTAGTGTAGGGGCCAGTAATACCTTTTGGGTGGCCGATATCAATTATGCCTTCCTAGCTGCAAATATTCCCACCAAAAATGCCGGAAATTTTGCCATCAGTTTGAGTGGATTAAACTCAGGCCCAATGCCTGTTCGAACAACCTTCCAGCCAGAAGGAACAGGACAAAATTTCTATGCCTATTATTTAACTGCGGGAGCGAGTTATGCCAAACGCCTGACCGATCAATTTAGCTGGGGAGTAAATGCTAAATATGTACATGAGCAATTGGCAGAATTTCAAGCCAATACCTTTGTTGTCGATCTCGGATTTTTGTATGAAACTGATTTCCGGGACCTGAGATTTGCAGTTGTGCTGGAAAATTTTGGTCCCAACTCTACTTTGAGTGGAGAAGTAGAAATTGATACAACCTTCAATCGCAAAGGGATTAGCCTGGATTCTTATCCGGCTCCTGCCCTATTCAAATTGGGCGTGTCGATAAAAGCCTGGGAAAATGAAACTCAGGATCAGTCCATCACAGCTATGTTACAGCTCAATCACCCTAATGATAATTCGGAAAATATTCGCCTGGGACTAGAGTACTCATACAAAGATCTTCTCTTTCTTCGGGCGGGATATAAAATCAATGTTGCCGATCAAAACTATCCCACTGCAGGTATAGGCTTGCGCATGAGAGCAGGCAGGCATCCCTTGATATTTGACTATGCCCTGGATCCTTTAGAGTTTTTGGGGAATGTGCACCGGGTCGGTTTGTCATTTAGAATCAATCCCGAAAACAGAGACTCATGA
- a CDS encoding alpha-L-fucosidase: protein MSRFVLLIALCSMFWACETETEKAPPVDPPVALGPLPTQAQMAWHEMQYYMFVHFNMNTFTNKEWGYGDESPETFNPTELDTRQWARIAKEAGMKGIILTAKHHDGFCLWPSAYTEHSVKNSPWKAGKGDVIKELAEACKEYGLKMGLYLSPWDRNHEKYGEAEYLEYFHNQIRELLTNYGDVFEFWFDGANGGDGYYGGAKEMRKVDRKAYYKWPETFALVHELQPNALIFSDGGPDIRWVGNEKGFANKENWSLLRREEVYPGYPDYKELTTGHYDGTHWVPSEVDVSIRPGWYYHPEQDTMLKSVEQLMDIYYKSIGRNSNLLLNVPADTRGKIAAVDSARLMEFAAAIAKDFPEDIAKGRRVTTYSTFESHPDYTGTQANDGNYDTYWATDKSSNSNYAILELGTPKQFNRILLQEYVPLGQRVDSFYVAARVGGEWDLLDWGCSIGYKRIIKLDKPAYTHRLILDLVSAKGPPMIANWEVYMAPEE from the coding sequence ATGTCCAGATTTGTTCTCCTGATCGCATTATGTAGTATGTTTTGGGCCTGCGAAACGGAAACAGAAAAAGCTCCCCCTGTTGATCCCCCAGTAGCTTTAGGTCCCTTACCCACTCAGGCACAAATGGCCTGGCATGAGATGCAGTACTATATGTTCGTGCATTTCAACATGAATACCTTTACCAATAAAGAATGGGGCTATGGAGACGAATCTCCGGAAACCTTCAATCCGACAGAGCTGGATACACGCCAATGGGCCAGAATAGCCAAAGAGGCGGGAATGAAAGGAATTATCCTTACAGCCAAGCATCACGATGGTTTCTGCCTGTGGCCTTCTGCTTATACCGAGCATTCTGTCAAAAATTCTCCCTGGAAAGCAGGGAAAGGAGATGTAATTAAAGAATTGGCCGAAGCCTGCAAAGAATATGGACTCAAAATGGGCCTCTATCTTTCTCCCTGGGACAGGAATCATGAGAAATATGGAGAAGCCGAATACCTGGAGTATTTCCATAATCAAATTCGCGAGCTCCTGACTAATTATGGAGATGTCTTCGAATTTTGGTTTGACGGAGCCAATGGAGGAGATGGATATTATGGGGGTGCTAAAGAAATGAGAAAAGTGGATCGCAAGGCTTATTACAAATGGCCCGAGACTTTTGCTTTGGTACATGAGTTGCAGCCCAATGCCCTCATCTTTAGTGACGGTGGCCCTGATATCAGATGGGTTGGAAATGAAAAAGGCTTTGCAAATAAAGAGAACTGGTCTTTGCTTCGTAGAGAAGAAGTTTATCCTGGTTATCCCGATTATAAAGAATTGACTACCGGACATTATGATGGTACCCATTGGGTTCCTTCCGAAGTGGATGTCTCTATCCGTCCGGGTTGGTATTATCATCCAGAGCAGGACACGATGTTGAAATCTGTGGAGCAGCTTATGGATATCTATTATAAATCTATTGGGCGAAATTCAAACCTACTGCTTAATGTCCCTGCTGATACCCGGGGGAAAATCGCAGCTGTTGATTCTGCCAGATTGATGGAATTTGCCGCCGCAATAGCAAAAGATTTTCCGGAGGATATTGCAAAAGGTAGGAGAGTCACTACCTATAGCACCTTCGAAAGTCATCCTGATTATACCGGCACACAAGCAAATGATGGAAATTACGATACCTATTGGGCAACCGATAAATCCAGCAATAGCAATTATGCAATTTTGGAACTGGGTACTCCCAAGCAGTTTAACCGCATTCTTTTGCAGGAATATGTTCCTTTAGGACAAAGGGTTGATTCATTTTATGTAGCTGCCAGAGTCGGAGGAGAATGGGATTTATTGGATTGGGGTTGCTCAATTGGATACAAAAGAATCATCAAACTGGATAAACCTGCCTATACGCATAGATTGATCCTGGACCTCGTTTCTGCCAAAGGCCCTCCTATGATTGCCAACTGGGAAGTCTATATGGCACCGGAGGAGTAA
- a CDS encoding amidohydrolase family protein: MRNYYQSLFLFIACSFPFLIQAQTKALVGGTLIDGYGGKPIYNSVIVIEGEKITAVGEEGSVEIPKKAEIISTEGMSVMPGMWDMHVHLMINGHSDYAHWDTAYPAVFKDVIMPASAKQLLYAGVTSARDLGGPLEESLAVRDAINSGKMEGPTMYMSGPFIQKKPYPGTEAFRWGVEGADDAREKVRTLAEAGVDCIKLIDQDQMTMEEVKAVVDEAHKHNLTVVAHSHRPEEIRIGLEAGVDCFEHTGLSSAPEYPADVIEMIKERTAQMNKGPLYWTPTVEGLYNYEYTRDNPEALDNDCWHMGMPKHIIDDIEASIQKPGELPYFQLTPSRRPTLQRKVKQLIAAGVVPMIGTDSGIPMKFHCQSTWHELDVWVNEFGIDPMYTIKAATYWPAKLMGVDDEVGTISEGKYADIIAVKGDVLRYISLLQDVKMVIKHGKRYK, translated from the coding sequence ATGAGAAACTACTATCAATCCCTTTTTTTATTTATCGCATGTTCCTTTCCTTTTCTTATCCAAGCCCAAACCAAGGCATTGGTGGGAGGTACCCTTATCGATGGCTATGGAGGAAAGCCGATTTACAATAGTGTAATAGTTATTGAAGGGGAAAAAATCACTGCCGTAGGGGAGGAGGGGAGTGTTGAAATTCCGAAAAAAGCGGAAATTATTTCGACCGAAGGAATGAGTGTGATGCCCGGTATGTGGGACATGCATGTACACCTGATGATCAATGGTCATTCAGATTATGCGCATTGGGATACCGCTTATCCTGCTGTTTTTAAAGATGTCATTATGCCAGCCTCTGCCAAACAACTCTTATATGCTGGAGTAACCAGTGCTCGAGATTTGGGAGGGCCTTTGGAGGAAAGTCTGGCTGTCAGAGATGCCATCAATTCCGGGAAGATGGAAGGCCCAACTATGTATATGTCTGGACCTTTTATTCAGAAGAAACCTTATCCCGGGACAGAAGCTTTCCGGTGGGGAGTAGAGGGAGCGGATGATGCCAGAGAAAAAGTAAGAACCCTGGCCGAAGCGGGCGTGGATTGTATCAAACTCATTGACCAGGATCAAATGACAATGGAAGAGGTGAAGGCCGTCGTCGATGAAGCTCATAAGCATAATTTGACGGTAGTGGCTCACTCTCATCGGCCAGAAGAAATCCGAATAGGATTGGAAGCGGGAGTTGATTGCTTTGAACATACCGGACTCTCATCTGCTCCTGAATATCCTGCTGATGTCATCGAGATGATCAAGGAAAGAACTGCTCAGATGAATAAGGGCCCACTCTACTGGACACCCACGGTCGAAGGACTTTACAATTACGAATACACCCGCGACAATCCGGAAGCGCTTGACAATGACTGTTGGCATATGGGCATGCCCAAGCATATCATAGATGATATCGAAGCCTCCATCCAGAAGCCAGGGGAGTTGCCTTATTTCCAGTTGACTCCCAGTCGTCGGCCCACCCTCCAAAGAAAAGTCAAACAATTGATCGCAGCTGGAGTGGTACCCATGATTGGTACCGATAGTGGTATCCCTATGAAATTTCATTGCCAATCCACCTGGCATGAGCTGGATGTCTGGGTAAATGAATTTGGCATTGATCCGATGTATACGATCAAAGCTGCAACCTACTGGCCTGCAAAATTGATGGGGGTAGATGATGAAGTCGGGACGATTAGCGAAGGGAAATATGCAGACATCATAGCAGTAAAAGGAGATGTGCTTAGGTATATATCCCTATTGCAAGATGTGAAGATGGTCATCAAGCATGGGAAGAGGTATAAATAG
- a CDS encoding DUF4943 family protein, translating into MISQLRTSFFLLIPLLFISLSSCGPRQMHIKVEVQDIFTGENLDSVKVDVLRAAKGGAAQILQSCYTSTEGNCSLLLEVDEQYAYQVQASRAHYKEALSEDGSDYLHQAKLEISDSTEVQLFLENILPPDPERFEKMYPVVPISQVIAAISADEWSWSFLPKISWEDVPILLNQGADSTFIKNYPRNLRSTYRPDSIRAGLVALWLVEALRKQELKSNDDYFNLSPPSRAPVLGTRRGNPSGFNSVEQIQAAQEAYNIWWEEVPADSAARMDAIRKNPLAGKGLSWM; encoded by the coding sequence ATGATTAGTCAATTAAGAACTTCCTTTTTCCTCCTCATCCCTCTCCTTTTTATCTCCCTGAGCTCCTGTGGCCCCAGGCAAATGCATATCAAGGTTGAGGTTCAGGATATATTTACAGGGGAAAATCTTGATAGTGTCAAAGTTGATGTATTAAGAGCCGCTAAAGGAGGTGCAGCTCAAATTTTGCAAAGCTGTTATACAAGTACCGAAGGGAATTGCAGCCTCTTACTGGAAGTTGATGAGCAATATGCCTACCAGGTACAGGCAAGCAGAGCACATTATAAAGAAGCCCTGAGTGAAGATGGCTCTGATTATTTACATCAAGCGAAATTGGAAATTAGCGACTCAACTGAAGTCCAATTATTTCTGGAAAATATTCTCCCACCCGATCCTGAGCGTTTTGAAAAAATGTATCCAGTGGTTCCCATAAGTCAGGTAATCGCAGCTATTTCAGCAGATGAATGGTCATGGTCCTTTTTACCCAAAATCAGTTGGGAGGATGTGCCTATCCTCCTGAATCAGGGAGCTGATAGTACCTTTATCAAAAATTACCCAAGAAATCTTCGAAGTACTTATCGCCCGGACAGCATACGTGCAGGCCTGGTGGCTCTTTGGTTGGTGGAAGCATTGCGAAAGCAGGAACTCAAAAGCAATGACGATTATTTCAACCTAAGTCCTCCCTCCCGGGCACCTGTCCTCGGCACTCGCAGGGGGAATCCCTCCGGCTTCAATTCAGTAGAACAAATACAAGCGGCTCAGGAAGCCTACAATATTTGGTGGGAAGAAGTTCCTGCTGATTCCGCTGCCCGGATGGACGCCATCCGAAAAAATCCTTTGGCCGGCAAAGGCCTGAGTTGGATGTAG
- a CDS encoding GNAT family N-acetyltransferase, which yields MTGKKDIILETPRLLLRNFLVSDAEDMYKLNSDWEVIKYTGDTAFDSLEAAKDFLRNYDPYSKTGMGRWLVIRKSDHTCLGWCGLKWHEGDWVDLGYRFFKKYWNQGYASESSIYCLEYGFSELELKEVFATVMPENVGSVRVLEKLGFQFIKEIDEDLMGKSLYYGLNKETWETQNRF from the coding sequence ATGACTGGAAAGAAAGATATCATTCTGGAAACCCCACGTTTGCTGCTCAGGAATTTTTTGGTTTCTGATGCTGAGGATATGTATAAGTTGAACAGCGATTGGGAGGTGATAAAATATACGGGCGATACGGCTTTTGACTCCCTGGAGGCGGCTAAAGATTTTCTCCGAAATTATGATCCTTATTCGAAGACCGGTATGGGGAGATGGCTGGTGATTCGCAAATCAGATCATACTTGCTTAGGATGGTGTGGATTAAAATGGCATGAAGGAGATTGGGTGGATCTTGGCTATCGCTTTTTTAAGAAATACTGGAATCAGGGATATGCTAGCGAATCTTCGATTTACTGTCTGGAATATGGGTTCTCAGAGCTGGAACTGAAGGAGGTATTTGCTACGGTTATGCCTGAAAATGTTGGCTCTGTTCGTGTGCTTGAGAAACTGGGTTTTCAATTTATCAAAGAGATAGATGAAGACTTGATGGGGAAATCTCTGTATTATGGCTTAAATAAAGAGACTTGGGAAACTCAGAACAGATTTTGA
- a CDS encoding membrane or secreted protein encodes MKSIQLKLLFVLLLIPAVGFIWVNSPQNSTESSTGINIEGAWFVSSMNGETAPEGVKVMRLISDDYSMFAVYNLEEKQFIAAGGGSYKIDGDRLTGRVDFDTQDTSNVGTNYDYKIEMPDENTFAVSGEGPEGPFKVEMSRVDDSGNEMAGAYRISGRYRNGEMRQSRPGPRKTIKMLTGTRFQWAAINAKTKQFFGTGGGTYTVKDGKYTENIEFFSRDGSRVGASLEFEASLEGDDWSHKGKSSKGNPIHEIWTRNWNLHD; translated from the coding sequence ATGAAATCTATTCAGCTCAAATTATTATTCGTATTACTCCTGATCCCTGCAGTGGGATTTATTTGGGTCAATTCCCCCCAAAATTCAACGGAATCTAGCACCGGAATAAATATCGAGGGTGCCTGGTTCGTCAGTAGCATGAATGGAGAGACAGCGCCGGAAGGAGTAAAAGTCATGAGGTTGATTTCTGATGACTATTCTATGTTTGCTGTTTACAATTTGGAAGAAAAGCAATTTATCGCCGCAGGTGGTGGCTCTTATAAAATTGACGGAGATCGCCTGACCGGAAGAGTTGACTTTGACACCCAGGATACTTCCAACGTCGGCACGAACTATGACTATAAAATTGAAATGCCTGATGAGAATACTTTTGCTGTATCTGGCGAAGGCCCGGAAGGTCCTTTCAAGGTAGAAATGAGCCGTGTAGATGATAGTGGAAATGAAATGGCCGGCGCATACCGAATCAGTGGGAGATATAGAAATGGAGAAATGCGCCAATCTCGTCCAGGTCCCAGAAAGACCATCAAAATGCTGACAGGAACCCGTTTTCAATGGGCAGCTATCAATGCAAAAACCAAGCAATTTTTTGGTACAGGAGGCGGAACCTATACGGTAAAAGATGGGAAGTATACGGAGAATATCGAATTCTTCTCAAGAGATGGAAGCCGCGTAGGCGCAAGCCTGGAATTTGAAGCCAGTCTCGAAGGAGATGACTGGAGCCACAAAGGAAAGAGCAGCAAAGGAAATCCGATCCATGAGATATGGACGAGGAATTGGAATTTGCATGATTAG
- a CDS encoding aminotransferase class V-fold PLP-dependent enzyme, which translates to MNTRRTAIQNMGAFALGSLSLPFFHESHTQHIEAALRKRAHLSSEEIARDDTFWYQVQKAFNPSPHFINLENGYFSPQATEVMEAQIANIRRINHIPSYYMRTDQFEDHLNVKKQLADLAGCTHEEIVITRNTTESINTVIMGMDFEKGEEVILCDQDYGSMQEQFKQQAERRGIVLKYVELPLHPKSDEEILGIYEKAITPKTRIMLVSHLINISGQILPVRKICDMAHVHGVEVIVDGAHAFAQLNFKIPDLGADYYAASLHKWLCCPLGAGLLYMKKEHIPKIWPLYGDVAAPKDSIRKFEHIGTRPVTTPLTISSALKFHEMIGSERKQDRLRYLQRYWTDKVRELPKVRINTPVDKERSCAIANIALEGMSPHELSTYFFEEHRIFTVAINRKSVKGVRVTPHLYTSIQDLDKFVAAIMQVGS; encoded by the coding sequence ATGAACACTCGCCGAACAGCTATACAAAATATGGGAGCTTTTGCATTGGGAAGCCTAAGTCTTCCTTTCTTCCATGAATCTCATACCCAACATATAGAAGCAGCTCTGAGAAAAAGGGCGCATCTCTCTTCAGAAGAAATTGCCAGAGACGACACCTTCTGGTATCAAGTGCAAAAGGCCTTTAACCCCAGTCCTCATTTCATCAACCTGGAAAATGGATATTTCAGTCCCCAGGCAACCGAAGTAATGGAAGCACAAATCGCCAATATCCGAAGGATCAATCACATTCCTTCTTATTATATGCGAACCGATCAATTCGAAGATCACCTCAATGTCAAAAAACAACTGGCCGATCTGGCAGGCTGTACACATGAAGAAATTGTGATTACCCGCAACACAACTGAATCCATCAACACAGTAATCATGGGGATGGATTTTGAGAAAGGAGAGGAAGTTATTTTATGCGACCAGGATTATGGAAGTATGCAGGAGCAGTTTAAACAACAGGCAGAGAGGAGAGGAATTGTTCTGAAATATGTGGAGCTCCCTTTGCATCCCAAAAGTGATGAAGAGATTCTAGGGATTTATGAGAAAGCCATTACTCCCAAAACGCGTATCATGTTGGTCAGTCATCTGATCAATATTTCGGGTCAAATCCTTCCCGTCAGAAAGATATGCGATATGGCACACGTGCATGGCGTAGAAGTGATTGTCGATGGTGCTCATGCTTTTGCCCAACTGAACTTCAAGATTCCTGATCTTGGCGCAGATTATTATGCGGCCAGTTTACATAAATGGTTGTGTTGTCCACTTGGTGCGGGATTGTTGTATATGAAAAAGGAACATATACCCAAGATTTGGCCTTTGTATGGGGATGTTGCTGCACCCAAAGACAGCATTCGGAAATTCGAGCACATTGGTACCCGTCCAGTTACCACTCCCCTTACGATATCCAGTGCCCTCAAATTTCATGAAATGATCGGAAGTGAGCGAAAACAGGATAGATTGAGGTATCTACAAAGATACTGGACAGATAAAGTCAGGGAACTGCCAAAAGTCCGTATCAATACGCCGGTCGATAAAGAAAGGAGTTGTGCCATCGCCAATATCGCTCTTGAGGGAATGAGTCCTCATGAGTTGTCTACCTACTTTTTTGAGGAGCACCGAATTTTCACGGTAGCCATCAATCGCAAATCTGTAAAGGGAGTACGAGTAACTCCCCATCTGTATACCAGCATCCAGGATTTGGATAAGTTTGTAGCTGCGATTATGCAGGTCGGGAGTTGA
- a CDS encoding cupin domain-containing protein, with translation MKKAQYWIKHLSLNRHPEGGYYAELFRSEAKIPKEVLPAHYTGDRSMATHIYFLLDKEGFSAFHRLDSDELWHFYQGNPLLLHLIFEDGSYEQIKLGPDFEAGESFYARVAGGVYFAAEVEKDQEYALVGCTMAPGFDFEGFELPKADTLIGKFPQHEELIERLTRH, from the coding sequence ATGAAAAAGGCTCAATATTGGATAAAACATCTCAGTCTAAATCGCCATCCGGAAGGAGGTTATTATGCAGAATTATTCAGAAGTGAGGCAAAAATCCCAAAGGAGGTCCTTCCTGCACATTATACAGGGGATCGCTCAATGGCTACGCATATTTATTTTTTGCTTGACAAAGAGGGTTTTTCCGCCTTTCATCGCCTGGATTCGGATGAATTATGGCACTTTTATCAAGGGAATCCCCTTCTACTGCATCTCATTTTTGAAGATGGGAGTTATGAGCAAATCAAATTAGGACCTGATTTTGAAGCGGGCGAAAGTTTTTATGCCCGGGTAGCTGGGGGCGTTTATTTTGCTGCAGAAGTAGAAAAAGATCAGGAATATGCACTCGTTGGATGTACGATGGCTCCCGGATTTGATTTTGAAGGCTTTGAATTGCCGAAAGCAGATACGCTTATCGGAAAATTTCCTCAGCATGAGGAATTGATTGAGAGGCTGACGAGGCATTAG
- a CDS encoding GNAT family N-acetyltransferase has product MTQIIPLDRYNWELCLDIKLSPEQETFLPPVLYSLAQAKFENLTPYGIVKNEKMVGFLMYGEFGDICWVNRILIDKDYQGMGIGSKALGTLLDKLRLNYRCREIRTSYSADNKAASEFFGNMGFRELGEPVNNEIIAVFEAR; this is encoded by the coding sequence ATGACGCAAATTATACCACTGGATCGATACAATTGGGAGCTATGCCTGGACATTAAATTGAGTCCTGAACAGGAGACCTTTCTGCCTCCCGTTCTCTATTCTCTTGCACAGGCAAAATTTGAGAATCTCACCCCTTATGGCATTGTAAAAAATGAGAAGATGGTGGGGTTCCTGATGTATGGTGAATTTGGAGATATTTGCTGGGTTAATCGCATCCTGATTGACAAAGACTACCAGGGGATGGGTATAGGAAGTAAAGCCCTGGGGACTCTTCTTGATAAGCTACGGTTGAATTATCGTTGTCGTGAAATCAGGACTTCTTACAGCGCTGATAATAAAGCCGCCTCAGAATTTTTTGGCAATATGGGATTCCGCGAATTGGGCGAGCCCGTGAATAATGAGATCATAGCAGTCTTTGAGGCTCGGTGA
- a CDS encoding DUF3137 domain-containing protein: MSRAFSFLRPGWQKNWKNFALETGANFKYEKTRGLRKTPTIRAIYKNWIIKIDAPKRGKKATITRVRAAYLNSDSFYFRIYREGLYQGIKKMMGMQDVIIGYPAFDDAFIVQGNDERKLQALFNNQRLRELIHWQPDIHLKNIVDEDWKLDEEQKGLSVLEFKIMGLISNINRLHDLYELFAELLEQLVEIGSSHPEGPLPNS, translated from the coding sequence ATGAGTCGCGCTTTCTCTTTCCTAAGGCCCGGTTGGCAAAAGAACTGGAAAAATTTCGCACTGGAAACAGGAGCCAACTTCAAATATGAGAAAACAAGAGGCCTGAGAAAAACCCCTACGATTCGGGCAATCTATAAAAACTGGATCATAAAAATAGACGCTCCGAAAAGAGGAAAAAAAGCGACTATCACCCGCGTGAGAGCTGCCTATCTCAATTCGGATAGTTTTTACTTTCGGATTTATCGGGAAGGATTATACCAGGGCATCAAAAAAATGATGGGTATGCAGGATGTGATCATCGGCTATCCGGCTTTTGATGATGCCTTTATCGTTCAGGGGAATGATGAGCGAAAGCTACAAGCCCTTTTCAATAATCAAAGACTAAGAGAACTCATTCACTGGCAACCAGATATCCATTTAAAAAATATCGTAGATGAAGACTGGAAGCTGGATGAAGAGCAAAAAGGACTAAGTGTTCTGGAATTTAAGATCATGGGATTGATATCAAATATAAACAGGCTGCATGATCTGTATGAACTCTTTGCCGAATTGCTTGAGCAATTGGTGGAAATAGGTTCTTCACATCCGGAAGGTCCGCTCCCCAATTCATAA
- a CDS encoding N-acetylmuramoyl-L-alanine amidase: protein MDIQNHFLRQAKREALNHSHTILPTYIVVHNTAGASAISTINFLRRERPGVGYHIVIDRNGDLYQCAPFNKRIGHAGYSNWKGLESLNAHSIGISLSNYGPINKIQDGTFRSEIGSKIVPTAKAFKADHPNGTPDRRNQYWETYEGIQIEKLQELIETLTAEYPIRNIVGHDDISRGRKIDPGPTLNVGTLRSCVDLDVEKKFRHKVINVASHDVLNVRRWGHSSSQKVDALNPGEEVYVLSTIYKRAELTNWVAVSRNGINLLGYVHKNYLAFTEEEEMEPEEVIS from the coding sequence ATGGATATTCAGAATCACTTTCTTAGGCAGGCTAAACGCGAAGCACTCAATCATAGCCATACCATTCTTCCTACTTATATCGTCGTCCATAATACCGCCGGAGCCAGTGCTATTTCAACCATCAACTTCCTGAGGAGAGAAAGGCCCGGAGTTGGCTATCATATTGTCATTGATAGAAATGGCGATTTGTATCAATGCGCTCCATTCAATAAAAGGATCGGTCATGCCGGCTATAGCAATTGGAAGGGCCTGGAAAGCCTAAACGCTCATAGCATAGGAATCTCTTTGTCTAACTATGGCCCGATAAATAAAATTCAGGATGGGACTTTTCGTTCAGAAATCGGCAGCAAGATTGTTCCCACAGCAAAGGCCTTCAAAGCAGATCACCCCAACGGAACTCCAGATCGAAGGAATCAGTATTGGGAAACATATGAGGGGATTCAAATCGAAAAATTGCAGGAACTCATAGAAACTCTGACGGCGGAGTATCCAATTAGAAATATCGTGGGCCATGATGACATCTCAAGGGGCCGCAAGATAGATCCGGGACCAACGCTTAATGTCGGAACCCTCCGTTCTTGTGTGGATTTGGATGTTGAGAAAAAATTCAGGCATAAAGTGATCAATGTAGCTTCTCATGATGTCTTGAATGTCAGGCGCTGGGGCCATAGCTCCTCACAGAAAGTAGATGCATTGAATCCTGGCGAAGAAGTTTATGTATTATCTACCATTTACAAGAGAGCCGAACTTACCAACTGGGTCGCGGTTAGTCGGAATGGGATAAATCTACTGGGCTACGTACACAAAAATTACCTGGCGTTTACAGAAGAAGAAGAAATGGAGCCGGAAGAGGTCATAAGTTGA